Proteins from a genomic interval of Paenibacillus sp. FSL H8-0048:
- the nadA gene encoding quinolinate synthase NadA → MEALALERKQEQNRELRVRLEQLKKERNAIILAHYYQRDEIQEVADFRGDSFLLAQKAAETEADVIVFCGVHFMGESAKILAPNKTVLIPDERAGCPMADMVNVDGLRKLKAQHPGAKVVTYINSSAEIKAETDICCTSANAVKVIESLDAEEIIWVPDKNLGQYVQDQTGKKLIIWEGYCNTHDMLTVKDVMEMRAKYPEAEFVVHPECRPEVVAMGDYVGSTTSILEYCRKSDRRQFIVGTEDGTGYQLRLDSPDKEFHFATKFLVCPNMKVNNLKKLVKCLETMKPQIYVPPAVADKARTSLERMLQVR, encoded by the coding sequence GTGGAAGCTCTGGCGCTTGAGCGCAAGCAGGAACAGAATCGAGAACTTCGTGTGCGCCTTGAACAGCTTAAGAAGGAACGGAATGCTATTATTCTGGCTCATTATTATCAGCGTGATGAAATTCAGGAGGTTGCCGATTTCCGGGGAGACTCTTTTTTGCTGGCCCAGAAGGCGGCGGAGACAGAGGCAGATGTAATCGTATTCTGCGGCGTTCATTTCATGGGGGAAAGTGCCAAGATTCTGGCGCCGAACAAGACGGTCCTGATTCCTGACGAACGTGCAGGCTGCCCGATGGCTGACATGGTCAATGTGGATGGGTTGCGGAAATTGAAGGCGCAGCATCCGGGTGCCAAGGTAGTAACCTATATCAATTCCTCGGCAGAGATTAAGGCGGAGACAGATATTTGCTGCACCTCAGCGAATGCGGTGAAGGTTATCGAATCGCTTGATGCCGAAGAAATTATCTGGGTGCCCGACAAGAATCTGGGTCAATATGTGCAGGATCAGACCGGCAAGAAGCTGATTATCTGGGAGGGCTATTGCAATACTCATGACATGCTTACTGTCAAAGATGTGATGGAGATGAGAGCCAAATACCCTGAAGCTGAATTTGTTGTACATCCCGAATGCCGCCCGGAAGTCGTAGCAATGGGGGATTATGTTGGCAGCACTACCTCAATTCTGGAATATTGCCGGAAATCGGACCGCCGGCAGTTTATTGTAGGCACTGAGGATGGAACTGGGTATCAGCTGCGGCTGGACAGCCCGGATAAGGAGTTTCATTTTGCCACCAAATTCCTGGTGTGTCCTAATATGAAGGTTAACAATCTGAAGAAGCTGGTCAAATGCCTGGAGACAATGAAGCCGCAGATCTATGTACCGCCTGCAGTCGCCGACAAAGCCAGAACATCCCTAGAGCGCATGCTACAAGTCCGGTAG
- the ftsH gene encoding ATP-dependent zinc metalloprotease FtsH yields MNRFIRNSGFYLILFLVVVGIVQFVSNGNESADLPRYDELRQEISKNNVKSMTVQFEGNAFLVTGEYKELPPEAKSKNFSTYVPPTDRALDELVAASDQNGIELSQKKMEGDSIWLTFLSSMIPLVIMFILFFFLFNNAQGGGGKVMNFGKSKARLYNEEKKKISFEDVAGADEEKQELVEVVEFLKDPRKFAAVGARIPKGVLLVGPPGTGKTLLARAVAGEAGVPFFSISGSDFVEMFVGVGASRVRDLFENAKKNAPCIIFIDEIDAVGRQRGAGLGGGHDEREQTLNQLLVEMDGFGGNEGIIIVAATNRADILDPALLRPGRFDRQITVDRPDVKGREAVLKVHSRNKPLTKDVRLDVIAKRTTGFTGADLENLLNEAALLAARRNRKDITMREVDEAIDRVIVGTEKRSRVISDREKRIVAYHEAGHTIAGYFLEHADVVHKVTIIPRGRAGGYVIMLPKEDRMIVTKQELLDKVTGLLGGRVAEELFIGEIGTGAYSDFQQATRIVRAMIMEYGMSDKLGPLQFGATQGQVFLGRDIGHEQNYSDSIAYEIDQEMQNLIRSSYERARELLTKHSKEMHLIANTLIEKETLELDQITELIEQGYLSEDGKPEEGDAVTNEAGEPIIDSIGDVRVRIQGKNDEESPLDLSKDIPNKPDPEEGNGPDDGNKGGGSLV; encoded by the coding sequence ATGAATCGGTTCATCCGGAATTCTGGTTTTTATTTGATTTTATTTTTAGTCGTGGTGGGCATAGTCCAGTTTGTAAGCAATGGAAATGAATCCGCCGATCTCCCTAGATATGACGAGTTGCGGCAGGAGATCTCGAAGAATAATGTGAAGAGCATGACGGTTCAGTTTGAGGGGAATGCCTTTCTGGTAACTGGCGAATATAAAGAGCTGCCACCCGAGGCTAAATCGAAGAATTTCTCCACTTATGTTCCTCCTACAGACCGGGCCCTTGATGAACTTGTGGCAGCAAGCGATCAGAACGGCATAGAACTGAGCCAGAAGAAAATGGAAGGTGACAGCATCTGGCTGACATTCCTTTCTTCCATGATTCCACTGGTCATCATGTTCATCCTGTTCTTCTTCCTGTTCAATAATGCACAGGGCGGCGGCGGCAAGGTGATGAACTTCGGCAAGAGCAAAGCCCGGTTATATAATGAAGAGAAGAAGAAGATCAGCTTCGAGGATGTTGCAGGGGCTGACGAAGAGAAGCAAGAGCTGGTTGAGGTTGTTGAATTCCTTAAGGACCCCCGCAAATTCGCAGCGGTGGGTGCCCGGATTCCGAAAGGGGTACTCCTTGTAGGTCCTCCGGGAACAGGTAAAACCTTGCTAGCCCGTGCAGTTGCAGGGGAAGCAGGCGTACCGTTCTTCAGCATCTCCGGTTCCGACTTCGTGGAAATGTTCGTCGGTGTCGGCGCATCCCGCGTACGTGACTTGTTCGAGAACGCGAAGAAGAACGCACCTTGTATTATCTTTATCGATGAGATCGATGCAGTGGGACGTCAGCGCGGCGCAGGACTTGGCGGCGGACATGACGAACGGGAACAGACCCTTAACCAGTTGCTCGTTGAAATGGACGGCTTTGGCGGCAACGAAGGCATTATCATTGTCGCGGCTACCAACCGCGCAGATATACTTGACCCGGCGCTGCTCCGTCCGGGCCGTTTCGACCGTCAAATTACGGTTGACCGTCCAGATGTGAAGGGCCGTGAAGCTGTACTGAAGGTTCACTCCCGCAATAAACCGCTGACCAAGGATGTAAGACTTGACGTCATCGCCAAGCGTACTACCGGCTTCACCGGTGCGGATCTGGAGAACCTGCTGAACGAAGCGGCATTGCTTGCTGCACGCCGTAACCGTAAGGACATTACGATGCGTGAAGTGGATGAAGCGATTGACCGTGTCATCGTGGGTACCGAGAAGCGCAGCCGCGTCATCAGTGACCGCGAGAAACGGATTGTCGCTTATCACGAAGCAGGCCATACCATTGCCGGCTACTTCCTTGAGCATGCTGATGTGGTTCACAAGGTCACTATTATCCCGCGCGGCCGTGCCGGCGGATATGTCATTATGCTTCCTAAGGAAGACCGGATGATCGTTACCAAGCAGGAGCTGCTTGATAAGGTAACCGGACTCCTGGGCGGACGTGTTGCCGAAGAATTATTCATTGGTGAAATCGGCACAGGCGCTTATAGCGACTTCCAGCAGGCTACGCGCATTGTGCGTGCGATGATTATGGAATACGGGATGAGTGATAAGCTTGGGCCCTTGCAGTTCGGTGCAACCCAAGGCCAAGTCTTCCTGGGCCGTGATATCGGACATGAACAGAATTACAGCGACTCCATTGCTTATGAAATTGATCAGGAAATGCAGAACCTTATCCGCAGCAGCTATGAGCGCGCAAGAGAACTGCTGACCAAGCACTCCAAAGAAATGCATCTGATTGCCAACACCCTGATTGAGAAGGAGACGCTGGAACTTGATCAGATCACAGAATTGATTGAGCAAGGCTACCTGAGTGAGGATGGCAAGCCGGAAGAAGGAGACGCCGTTACCAATGAAGCGGGCGAGCCGATTATTGATTCCATCGGTGATGTACGTGTCCGGATTCAAGGTAAGAATGACGAAGAATCCCCGTTAGACCTATCCAAGGATATTCCGAACAAGCCGGACCCTGAAGAGGGCAACGGACCGGATGACGGGAATAAGGGCGGCGGAAGTCTAGTCTAA